One genomic window of Vibrio rhizosphaerae includes the following:
- a CDS encoding SDR family NAD(P)-dependent oxidoreductase produces the protein MPHFRDQLNHLTKAQLSELVVALREEVLQLRPDEVSEVPIYQTHWQQISLPQLEDGEISARLMIIIPSHESFPEISMEDSGIQVEYFVLDTTQGWTPQNISRQLEGRLEYIDILIFLLPNTSFDISAPKAAQTMLDIWSATMALAAVIAERVSPPRLWLFTHWGQSLPEDEHEIDTVASPLIALGKSLSLECPRMWGGCIDLDTSTLSLTSAIEEVLCDAGDEEVAYRAGIRYIPELHRSTTATKSTGDMVRLKPNATYLVTGGMGGIGRRLVSHLLNHGVSRVVVFGRRGKEVPEIEQTLNHWHRMYPHAEIDLISVDLGNLSAVREALDDLRRQGPALKGIFHVAGSSQQVALNHLDIDSIDSMMRAKAAGALFLDVLTRDAALDFQIYFSSISGCWGTASLIPYAMANRFLDALSTYRNHQGHFTKSIAWGPWANIGMVIDQQQESFSHLGLGLIEPNVGMAMLGRLMNTVGSQVQVVDVAWQRYAQHLPMDKHLRWFRHLIGGAETIYQPVVENTSLENFSDPQQTLEVLCSIVSELLGEVLIENAVYKPTQEIGLTSILGVELSQRIRQRFEVPCRPTVIYDYPNLYEMSVDISEQWYKLYAQTMKQEANAPTVEQTHSTHTNAQGNEAIAIVAMACQLPSADNPESLWTMMEQALNDGKDVINRTPVHRFDLSRFCSMNDESGKAFNLAGGYLDDISGFDHACFQLSHNEAKFMDPQQRLAIETTWRAFEDAGIEPHHLIDGTSSEMADTGVFFGIGQNEYGPLCRSDISSEYAGLMPTGQSMNLIAGRISHLFGLKGPAIAYDTACSSSLVALDAAVRHLRRESGKIAIVGGVNTLIAPESFVLLSKAGALSKRGRGSAFDASADGYVRAEGCVVMVLKRLSDAQAAGDRIHAVIHGSAVNHDGRSSGLTAPNGRAQEQVIRAALKDAEVSPEQVTLVEAHGTGTPLGDPIEYHALRAVYTDGKSRSAPLKLGTIKSFIGHTESASGLAGLLKLVLTLQKRTMPGQLHFNTINPYIDATQGIVIPRQSQVLEDTGRLLGAVSSFGFNGTNAHVIVERGEGGHSRALPAQPFHRVRCWYSDRPLNESVGLAQAFSQRQEQATQWCVPTKYYVKRWKDAEVECHQAASELSTLSHVLLVSQKGAERLCQQWYQTLVAQGLTITEASFEQVPSLQGRFDRTVVCLNDGAESTEDMSTASWQNSAASVWQVLQDLVTARFESGHLLVCESSRLNRASTGGNSCWQAVLSCYRKERADFSATLVSCNAELSDCLPQSMTWLLTTKETECYLSANQAYIPRLTELPPFSANYMPILSAQHSYIVTGGTGGAGASLIQWLLRCGARHIINLNRRPPDEAQTVLLQQWCRDFNASIQTVRGDVSNFATLQGVLENTLAKAPPLNGIFHCAGVLEQNLFEQHTWSQVEEMLHAKHQGTLNLHRATLDQPLQYFVVFSSLVSLLGQSGQSGYAFSNAMAEKVILHRRTQNLPGLAIQWGPWAGGGMASRAGKGLAAHYRQMGVSMLEEESYLHALGGVLASATEPESLPPVIAIGDIDWQRYLSTTMAPLPLCEDLHSVETGLLHDQTENDEPDESLSSSLSKVAPERRMRLLKERLKQIVSECLDQNAPQLIEDFEGFSALGIDSLHSMILHKKLEKELGCPLPQTIAFDYPTITALSSFLAKHQLGSLFVHTPSMAQEEHETDEMVNYSEDELARILHEEIERLEETS, from the coding sequence TTGCCCCATTTTCGAGACCAACTTAATCATCTGACCAAAGCTCAATTGAGTGAATTGGTCGTAGCATTACGTGAGGAAGTGTTACAGCTAAGGCCAGATGAAGTTAGTGAAGTGCCTATTTATCAGACCCATTGGCAACAAATATCTCTACCGCAACTTGAAGACGGAGAGATATCTGCTCGGTTGATGATCATTATCCCTTCCCATGAGAGTTTCCCTGAAATATCGATGGAGGACAGTGGCATTCAGGTTGAGTACTTCGTACTGGATACAACTCAGGGGTGGACGCCACAAAACATATCAAGACAACTAGAGGGGCGTCTCGAATATATTGATATATTAATCTTTCTTTTGCCAAATACTTCATTTGATATCTCAGCACCAAAGGCTGCGCAGACGATGTTAGATATTTGGTCGGCAACAATGGCTTTGGCTGCTGTGATCGCAGAGCGGGTCAGTCCTCCCAGATTATGGTTGTTCACGCATTGGGGGCAGTCGTTACCCGAGGATGAACATGAAATTGATACTGTCGCTTCCCCTCTGATTGCTTTAGGAAAATCTTTATCATTAGAGTGTCCTCGGATGTGGGGGGGATGCATCGATTTAGATACGTCAACATTGTCTCTCACCTCTGCGATCGAAGAAGTCTTGTGTGATGCGGGGGATGAAGAGGTCGCCTACCGAGCAGGAATACGCTATATCCCGGAACTTCATCGCTCGACGACGGCTACAAAATCGACCGGTGATATGGTTCGTCTAAAACCGAATGCCACTTATCTGGTCACTGGGGGAATGGGAGGCATTGGGCGTCGGTTGGTGTCGCATCTACTCAATCATGGCGTATCTCGAGTCGTTGTATTTGGCCGGAGAGGGAAAGAGGTACCAGAGATTGAACAAACCTTGAATCATTGGCATCGAATGTACCCGCATGCTGAGATTGATTTGATTTCGGTCGATTTGGGCAACTTGTCAGCAGTGAGAGAAGCGTTAGATGACTTACGTCGGCAGGGACCCGCATTAAAAGGTATTTTTCATGTCGCGGGCAGTAGCCAGCAAGTCGCTTTAAATCATCTGGATATCGACTCGATTGATAGCATGATGCGAGCAAAAGCTGCTGGCGCCTTGTTCCTCGATGTGCTGACAAGAGATGCGGCCCTTGATTTCCAGATTTATTTTTCATCCATATCTGGTTGCTGGGGAACCGCATCGTTGATTCCTTATGCGATGGCGAATCGATTCCTAGATGCTTTGAGTACGTATCGTAATCATCAGGGACACTTCACGAAAAGTATTGCTTGGGGGCCTTGGGCAAATATCGGAATGGTTATTGACCAGCAGCAGGAGTCTTTCAGCCATTTAGGATTGGGTTTGATTGAACCGAATGTCGGTATGGCGATGCTTGGCCGTTTAATGAATACGGTTGGATCTCAGGTTCAGGTGGTTGATGTCGCGTGGCAACGTTACGCTCAGCATCTACCGATGGACAAGCATTTGCGTTGGTTTCGACATTTGATTGGTGGTGCTGAGACCATATACCAACCAGTTGTGGAAAATACAAGTCTTGAAAATTTCTCTGACCCGCAGCAAACGTTGGAGGTCTTGTGTAGCATCGTGAGTGAGTTACTGGGTGAGGTGTTGATTGAGAATGCGGTTTACAAACCGACGCAAGAGATTGGTTTAACATCGATTCTCGGTGTTGAGCTAAGTCAGAGAATCCGTCAGCGGTTTGAAGTGCCATGCCGTCCAACTGTCATTTACGATTATCCGAACCTCTACGAAATGTCAGTCGATATCTCTGAGCAATGGTACAAGCTATATGCTCAGACGATGAAACAGGAAGCAAATGCTCCTACCGTTGAACAAACGCATTCTACCCATACAAACGCACAGGGAAATGAGGCTATCGCTATTGTGGCAATGGCTTGTCAGTTACCCAGTGCTGATAACCCAGAATCCTTATGGACGATGATGGAGCAAGCGCTGAATGATGGCAAAGATGTGATTAATCGCACGCCTGTTCATCGTTTTGATCTGTCCCGTTTTTGTTCGATGAATGATGAATCAGGTAAGGCATTTAACCTTGCTGGGGGATATTTGGACGATATTTCAGGTTTTGACCATGCATGTTTTCAATTGTCTCATAATGAAGCGAAGTTCATGGATCCGCAGCAACGACTAGCGATTGAAACAACGTGGCGGGCCTTTGAAGATGCAGGTATAGAACCGCATCATTTGATCGATGGCACATCGAGTGAGATGGCCGATACGGGGGTGTTTTTTGGGATTGGTCAGAACGAATATGGTCCACTGTGTCGATCAGATATAAGTAGTGAGTACGCAGGGCTGATGCCTACGGGGCAATCGATGAACTTGATTGCAGGGAGAATCTCTCATCTGTTTGGACTCAAGGGGCCGGCGATTGCATATGATACTGCCTGTTCATCTTCTCTTGTTGCGTTAGATGCTGCCGTACGTCACCTTCGTCGTGAATCAGGGAAAATCGCCATTGTTGGTGGTGTGAACACATTAATTGCACCAGAAAGTTTTGTGTTGTTGTCTAAGGCTGGTGCTTTGTCGAAGAGAGGACGAGGATCTGCATTTGATGCATCGGCAGATGGTTATGTCAGAGCCGAAGGTTGTGTTGTGATGGTGCTCAAACGTTTGTCTGATGCTCAAGCGGCCGGAGACAGAATTCATGCGGTGATTCACGGCAGTGCGGTCAATCATGATGGGCGGAGTAGTGGACTGACCGCTCCCAACGGGAGGGCTCAAGAGCAGGTGATTCGTGCCGCATTAAAAGATGCTGAGGTTTCACCCGAACAGGTGACTTTGGTTGAAGCTCATGGGACAGGAACGCCACTTGGCGACCCGATTGAATATCATGCCTTACGTGCTGTCTATACGGATGGAAAGTCGAGGTCTGCGCCTCTGAAATTAGGGACCATCAAGTCATTCATCGGTCATACAGAGTCTGCTTCTGGTTTAGCGGGATTATTAAAACTGGTATTGACCCTGCAAAAGCGAACAATGCCTGGCCAGTTACATTTTAATACGATCAATCCTTATATTGATGCGACGCAGGGGATCGTCATTCCTCGTCAATCTCAGGTACTAGAGGATACGGGGCGATTATTGGGTGCGGTCAGTTCTTTTGGGTTTAACGGGACCAATGCACATGTAATTGTCGAGCGTGGGGAAGGGGGGCATTCCCGCGCCTTGCCAGCCCAACCTTTCCATCGTGTTCGCTGTTGGTATAGTGACCGCCCACTCAATGAAAGTGTCGGACTTGCACAAGCATTTTCTCAGCGCCAGGAACAAGCAACCCAATGGTGTGTTCCTACCAAGTATTATGTTAAGCGGTGGAAAGATGCCGAGGTTGAGTGCCACCAAGCAGCGTCGGAACTGTCAACACTTTCCCATGTGCTACTTGTCTCTCAGAAGGGTGCCGAGCGGTTGTGTCAGCAATGGTATCAAACATTGGTTGCACAAGGTTTGACTATTACGGAAGCAAGTTTCGAACAAGTTCCTTCTTTACAGGGGCGATTTGATAGAACCGTCGTTTGTTTGAATGATGGAGCAGAGTCGACAGAAGATATGTCTACCGCTTCTTGGCAGAACTCGGCCGCGTCTGTTTGGCAAGTCTTACAAGATCTTGTGACAGCACGTTTTGAAAGTGGCCATCTGCTTGTGTGTGAATCCAGTCGGTTGAATCGTGCCTCCACCGGGGGCAATTCCTGCTGGCAGGCAGTTTTATCCTGCTATCGTAAAGAGCGAGCTGATTTTTCAGCGACACTGGTTTCATGCAATGCTGAATTGTCTGACTGCTTACCACAGTCTATGACATGGTTGCTCACGACAAAAGAAACGGAGTGTTACCTCTCAGCAAATCAAGCTTATATCCCACGACTGACAGAGCTTCCTCCGTTTTCAGCGAATTACATGCCAATTCTGTCGGCACAACATAGTTACATTGTGACAGGGGGAACGGGGGGAGCGGGCGCAAGTCTCATCCAATGGCTGTTACGTTGTGGAGCACGACATATCATTAATCTGAATCGACGTCCTCCTGATGAGGCGCAAACAGTATTGTTGCAGCAATGGTGTCGCGATTTCAATGCAAGCATTCAAACGGTCAGGGGGGATGTCTCCAATTTTGCTACCTTACAAGGTGTGCTGGAGAACACACTCGCAAAAGCGCCTCCATTGAATGGTATTTTCCATTGTGCGGGTGTGCTGGAGCAAAATTTGTTTGAACAGCATACCTGGTCACAAGTTGAAGAAATGTTGCATGCGAAGCATCAAGGGACTCTCAATCTTCATAGAGCGACCCTCGATCAACCATTACAGTATTTTGTCGTGTTCTCTTCATTGGTGTCATTGCTAGGTCAGAGTGGTCAGTCAGGTTATGCCTTTTCGAATGCGATGGCAGAGAAGGTCATCCTACATCGCCGTACTCAGAATTTGCCCGGACTGGCCATTCAATGGGGGCCTTGGGCTGGTGGTGGCATGGCCAGTCGGGCGGGAAAAGGATTAGCAGCACACTATCGACAAATGGGTGTCTCGATGTTGGAGGAGGAGAGCTACCTCCACGCGCTAGGGGGGGTATTGGCGAGTGCTACCGAACCTGAGTCTTTGCCACCGGTTATTGCGATTGGTGATATTGACTGGCAGCGTTATTTATCGACCACAATGGCACCGCTGCCATTGTGCGAAGACTTACATTCAGTCGAGACCGGACTGTTGCATGATCAAACCGAAAATGATGAACCGGATGAAAGTTTATCATCTTCTCTATCGAAGGTTGCTCCTGAACGCCGCATGCGTTTGCTGAAAGAGCGCCTTAAGCAGATTGTAAGTGAGTGTCTTGACCAGAATGCCCCTCAATTAATTGAGGATTTTGAAGGCTTTAGTGCGCTCGGGATCGACTCACTTCATTCTATGATTCTCCATAAAAAACTAGAAAAAGAACTGGGTTGTCCGTTGCCCCAAACCATCGCCTTCGATTATCCGACTATTACTGCACTATCAAGTTTCCTTGCCAAACATCAACTGGGTTCGTTGTTTGTCCATACACCTTCAATGGCGCAAGAAGAGCATGAGACTGATGAGATGGTGAATTATAGCGAAGATGAGCTGGCACGGATTTTACACGAAGAGATTGAACGTCTGGAGGAAACCTCGTGA